In Caldicellulosiruptor obsidiansis OB47, a single window of DNA contains:
- the dnaJ gene encoding molecular chaperone DnaJ: MAQKKDYYEILGVPRNATEEEIKRAYRRLAKQYHPDANPGNKEAEEKFKEINEAYEVLSDPEKRKLYDQFGHAAFDPKYGAQGSGGFSGGFGGGFADFDFGSFGDIFEDLFEGFDIFGTSRRRKEAPRKGADIYVDLELTLKESVFGCEKEIPIYRTEKCSVCGGSGIRPGSAPVRCQKCGGTGQIRSRQATFFGEFTTIKTCDACGGTGTIITDPCRECGGTGNVRRQRRVKINIPAGIDDGQVITLRGEGESGIKGGPNGDLHIRIKVAPHPVFKRVGQDLYIEVPITFVNAALGGEIEIPTLDGKTKVKIEPGTQNGDEVRIRGRGVPNLRSRGRGDLVVKFIVEVPKKLTEKQKELLREFERLSSEDGYEKRKHFWDRIREAFS, from the coding sequence ATGGCACAAAAAAAGGACTACTATGAAATTTTAGGTGTTCCAAGGAATGCAACAGAAGAAGAGATAAAAAGGGCTTATAGAAGACTTGCAAAACAATACCATCCTGATGCAAATCCAGGTAATAAAGAAGCAGAAGAAAAGTTCAAAGAGATAAACGAGGCATATGAAGTTTTGAGCGATCCTGAAAAAAGAAAACTTTATGACCAGTTTGGGCATGCAGCGTTTGATCCAAAATATGGCGCACAAGGTAGTGGAGGCTTTTCTGGTGGATTTGGTGGTGGGTTTGCTGACTTTGATTTTGGCAGTTTTGGCGATATTTTCGAAGACCTATTTGAAGGCTTTGATATATTTGGAACTTCAAGAAGAAGAAAAGAAGCACCGAGAAAAGGTGCTGATATATATGTCGATTTAGAGCTGACTCTCAAAGAGTCTGTATTTGGCTGTGAAAAAGAGATTCCAATTTACAGAACTGAAAAGTGTAGTGTTTGTGGTGGAAGTGGTATAAGGCCCGGTTCTGCACCTGTGAGATGTCAAAAATGCGGCGGCACTGGTCAGATAAGGTCAAGACAGGCAACATTCTTTGGAGAGTTCACCACCATAAAAACCTGTGATGCGTGCGGCGGAACAGGAACAATTATAACAGACCCATGTAGAGAATGTGGCGGAACGGGAAATGTAAGAAGACAGCGAAGAGTAAAGATTAACATTCCGGCTGGAATTGATGATGGTCAGGTAATAACATTGAGAGGCGAGGGCGAAAGTGGCATCAAAGGCGGACCTAACGGCGATTTGCATATTAGAATAAAAGTTGCGCCCCATCCTGTATTCAAAAGAGTCGGGCAGGACCTTTATATTGAGGTTCCAATAACATTTGTTAATGCAGCTTTGGGTGGAGAGATAGAAATTCCGACCCTTGATGGAAAAACAAAAGTGAAAATTGAACCAGGAACGCAAAATGGTGATGAGGTAAGGATTAGAGGCAGAGGTGTTCCAAACCTGCGTTCGCGAGGAAGAGGCGACCTTGTAGTAAAGTTTATAGTGGAGGTTCCAAAAAAGCTTACAGAAAAGCAAAAAGAACTTTTAAGAGAATTTGAAAGACTTTCATCAGAAGATGGATATGAAAAGAGGAAACATTTTTGGGATAGAATAAGAGAAGCTTTTTCTTAA
- a CDS encoding cysteine desulfurase family protein: MNVYFDNAATTRPFDEVIEQLSKFLLDIYGNPSSLHRLGVEAERSLKEAKEAIAKKLGSNADEIYFTSGGTEANNLALIGCAFAYQKRGKRIVSTPVEHPSVISTLEYLERNGFEIQYVPVDAEGNVDFDQFEKLVDQNTILVSVMLVNNETGHIFDVKKLSEIAKKKNPNVIVHTDAVQAFMKEKTNVKELNVDLMSISGHKIHALKGIGALYIRKGINIQPIIFGGQQQKGIRPGTENMPGIFSFAKAIEVYEKLKASEPDKLRNIKQRFIEGLSAVDSVVINSPLDKTSDAILNVSFLGIKSEVFLHTLEGYGIFASSGSACSSKGRTYNKVLHSMGKGREIAESSIRFSFSYLNQIEEVDYTLECIEKALRFLRKIKK, translated from the coding sequence ATGAATGTGTACTTTGACAACGCTGCAACTACAAGGCCTTTTGATGAGGTAATTGAGCAGCTTTCAAAGTTTTTGCTAGATATCTATGGTAATCCTTCATCGCTTCACAGACTTGGTGTTGAGGCAGAAAGAAGCCTGAAAGAGGCAAAAGAAGCTATTGCAAAAAAACTCGGTAGCAATGCAGATGAGATTTATTTTACGTCGGGTGGAACAGAAGCAAACAATTTAGCACTTATTGGCTGTGCGTTTGCTTATCAGAAAAGAGGAAAAAGGATTGTATCAACACCTGTTGAACATCCTTCTGTTATTTCTACACTTGAGTATTTAGAAAGAAATGGATTTGAGATACAATATGTACCTGTGGATGCTGAGGGTAATGTAGATTTTGACCAGTTTGAGAAGCTTGTGGACCAGAATACCATTCTGGTAAGCGTGATGCTTGTCAACAACGAAACAGGGCATATATTTGATGTAAAGAAACTATCTGAAATTGCGAAAAAGAAAAACCCAAATGTTATTGTTCACACAGATGCTGTCCAGGCTTTTATGAAAGAAAAGACCAATGTTAAAGAGTTGAATGTGGACCTTATGTCGATAAGTGGTCATAAAATACACGCATTAAAAGGAATAGGAGCTTTATATATAAGAAAGGGTATAAACATCCAGCCGATAATCTTTGGAGGACAACAGCAAAAAGGTATAAGACCTGGAACAGAAAATATGCCTGGCATTTTTTCGTTTGCTAAAGCAATTGAGGTATATGAGAAGCTAAAAGCTTCTGAACCTGATAAGCTAAGGAATATAAAACAAAGATTTATTGAAGGGCTTTCAGCCGTGGATAGCGTTGTGATAAACTCTCCTTTAGATAAGACATCCGATGCGATATTAAACGTATCTTTTTTGGGTATTAAATCTGAAGTTTTTCTTCATACGCTTGAAGGTTATGGCATATTTGCGTCTTCTGGTTCTGCCTGTTCATCAAAAGGCAGAACTTACAACAAGGTTTTGCACAGTATGGGAAAAGGGAGGGAAATTGCAGAAAGCAGTATCCGCTTTTCATTTTCTTACCTTAATCAAATTGAAGAAGTTGACTATACGCTTGAGTGTATTGAAAAAGCACTTAGGTTTTTAAGAAAAATAAAAAAGTAA
- the thiI gene encoding tRNA uracil 4-sulfurtransferase ThiI, with translation MGSKLKAILVRYGELALKGQNRPFFEDTLVRNIKKRLSDFDSVTVKKEQGRIFVENLSEEYFDEAIERLKRVFGIVGITICEVAEKNLEEIKQAAEVVTKNELENGKKTFKVETKRADKKFDLKSPEVSKLIGAHILRKFAEMYGLCVDVHNPDFILNIEIRDKVYVYSSEEKGIGGMPLGTGGRAHLLLSGGIDSPVAGFMIAKRGVEIEAIHFYSFPYTGEKAKEKVIDLCKVLAKYTDKIKLYIVPFTEIQLSIYENCDERFLTIIMRRFMMKIAQKIAMQNGGLALITGESIGQVASQTMESLFCTQAAVSMPVFRPLIGMDKEEIIRLAKKIGTYDISILPYEDCCTVFVPKHPKTKPKLEEVLAEEIKLKTEELIENAVINTEWMVIRDR, from the coding sequence ATGGGCTCAAAATTGAAAGCAATATTGGTAAGATACGGTGAACTTGCATTAAAAGGTCAAAATCGACCTTTTTTTGAAGATACGCTGGTCAGGAATATCAAAAAAAGACTTTCTGATTTTGATTCAGTTACGGTTAAAAAAGAGCAGGGCAGGATTTTTGTTGAAAATTTGAGTGAAGAATATTTTGATGAAGCTATTGAAAGGCTCAAACGCGTTTTTGGGATTGTAGGAATTACCATATGCGAGGTTGCTGAAAAGAATTTAGAGGAAATAAAACAGGCTGCTGAAGTTGTTACCAAAAATGAGCTTGAAAATGGTAAGAAGACTTTTAAGGTGGAGACTAAACGAGCAGATAAGAAATTTGATCTAAAGTCTCCAGAGGTATCTAAGTTGATAGGTGCGCATATCTTGAGAAAGTTTGCTGAGATGTACGGACTTTGTGTTGACGTTCACAACCCTGATTTTATTTTGAACATTGAAATAAGAGACAAAGTGTATGTCTATTCGTCAGAGGAAAAAGGTATTGGAGGAATGCCGCTTGGCACAGGTGGCAGGGCGCACCTACTTTTGTCCGGTGGTATAGACAGTCCTGTTGCCGGTTTTATGATTGCCAAAAGAGGTGTTGAGATAGAAGCAATTCACTTTTACAGTTTTCCTTACACTGGCGAGAAAGCAAAGGAAAAGGTAATAGACTTGTGTAAGGTTTTGGCAAAATACACAGACAAGATAAAGCTCTATATAGTTCCATTTACTGAAATTCAGCTTTCTATTTATGAAAATTGTGATGAGAGGTTCTTGACAATAATAATGAGAAGGTTCATGATGAAGATTGCACAGAAGATTGCCATGCAAAATGGTGGACTAGCTTTGATTACCGGTGAGAGTATAGGTCAGGTTGCAAGCCAGACAATGGAAAGCCTGTTTTGTACGCAGGCAGCTGTGTCAATGCCGGTTTTCAGACCGCTCATTGGCATGGACAAGGAAGAAATAATAAGACTTGCAAAGAAGATAGGGACATATGATATCTCTATACTTCCTTATGAAGACTGCTGTACTGTGTTTGTTCCTAAGCATCCAAAAACTAAACCAAAGCTTGAAGAGGTTTTAGCTGAGGAAATCAAGCTCAAGACAGAAGAATTGATTGAAAATGCAGTAATAAATACCGAGTGGATGGTGATAAGAGATAGGTGA
- the argF gene encoding ornithine carbamoyltransferase, which produces MRHFLHLNDLSKEDILYLVELASRLKKEAKKGFYFPYLKNKALGLIFTKASTRTRVSFEVGIHQLGGYSLYLGKNDLQLGRGETIEDTAKVLSRYLDLIVIRTYEQKEVEEFAKYSSIPVINGLTDDYHPTQIIADFQTIFEEKGRLSNLKIAYVGDGNNVAATLLVGAAKLGLDIAIATPPGYEIKKEVVDFALDEAKKNKSNVIFTENPKEAVKDADVVYTDTWVSMGQEEEKEKRIRDFEGYQVDSSLLRLAKDDAIFLHCLPAYRGFEVTSDVIDGPQSRVFDEAENRLHAHKAIMIFVSLGKI; this is translated from the coding sequence ATGAGACATTTTCTTCATCTAAATGACCTTTCAAAAGAAGATATTCTGTATTTGGTTGAGCTTGCAAGCAGACTCAAAAAAGAAGCTAAAAAAGGTTTTTACTTTCCCTATTTAAAGAACAAAGCGCTGGGACTTATATTTACAAAGGCTTCAACAAGGACACGTGTATCATTTGAAGTGGGAATCCATCAGCTTGGCGGATATTCACTCTATCTTGGGAAAAACGACCTTCAGCTTGGCAGAGGTGAAACAATAGAAGATACAGCAAAGGTTCTGTCGCGATACCTTGACCTAATTGTTATAAGAACGTATGAACAAAAAGAGGTTGAAGAGTTTGCAAAATACTCCTCTATCCCAGTTATTAATGGCCTTACTGATGATTATCATCCAACCCAAATTATAGCAGATTTTCAGACAATTTTTGAGGAGAAAGGAAGACTAAGTAATCTAAAGATTGCATATGTGGGAGATGGCAACAATGTAGCAGCCACACTTTTAGTAGGCGCAGCAAAACTTGGTCTTGACATTGCAATTGCAACTCCACCCGGCTATGAAATAAAAAAAGAAGTTGTAGATTTTGCACTTGATGAGGCAAAAAAGAACAAAAGTAATGTTATCTTTACTGAGAATCCAAAAGAGGCTGTAAAAGATGCTGATGTTGTTTATACAGACACATGGGTCTCGATGGGGCAGGAAGAAGAAAAGGAAAAAAGAATAAGAGATTTTGAAGGATATCAGGTAGATAGCTCTCTCTTGAGATTAGCAAAAGATGATGCAATATTTTTACACTGTCTTCCAGCATACAGAGGGTTTGAAGTAACCTCAGATGTCATAGACGGTCCGCAATCAAGGGTATTTGATGAAGCAGAAAATAGGCTTCATGCTCACAAGGCTATAATGATTTTTGTGTCCCTTGGTAAAATTTGA
- a CDS encoding aminopeptidase, protein MTDERLKLLAKNLIEYSVELKEGENILIELIGQEIELAKELVKLSYSKGAKPFLWIKHPTLLRTLLLNATEQQIEMIAQNERDLMEKMDAYIGIRSSPNPFELSDVPDEKMNLYQKIWFHKVHGEVRVPKTKWCILRYPNYSMAQQAKMSLEEFEDFYFNVCNLDYSKMSKAMDALVELMQNTDEVRIVAKDTDLRFSIKGMKAVKCDGHMNIPDGEVYTAPVKDSVNGHITYNTPSNYAGFKFENIRFEFKDGKIVKATANNTEKLNNILDTDEGARYIGEFSIGLNPYITKPMEDTLFDEKIAGSIHFTPGSAYEDADNGNRSAVHWDIVLIQTPEYGGGEIYFDGKLIRKDGRFVIKELEGLNPENLK, encoded by the coding sequence TTGACTGATGAAAGATTGAAACTTCTTGCAAAGAATCTTATTGAATATTCAGTTGAATTAAAAGAAGGCGAGAACATTTTAATTGAACTTATTGGACAGGAGATTGAACTTGCAAAAGAACTTGTAAAACTTTCATATTCAAAAGGAGCAAAACCGTTTTTATGGATAAAACATCCTACATTGCTCAGAACTCTTCTTTTGAATGCAACAGAACAGCAGATAGAAATGATCGCTCAAAATGAAAGAGATCTTATGGAAAAGATGGATGCATATATAGGTATTAGATCTTCGCCAAATCCATTTGAACTTTCAGATGTTCCAGACGAGAAGATGAATCTGTATCAAAAAATATGGTTTCACAAAGTTCACGGAGAAGTCAGAGTTCCAAAAACGAAGTGGTGCATATTAAGATATCCCAACTATTCAATGGCACAACAGGCAAAGATGAGTTTGGAAGAGTTTGAAGATTTTTATTTTAACGTTTGCAATCTTGACTACAGCAAAATGTCAAAAGCAATGGACGCTTTGGTTGAGCTTATGCAGAACACAGATGAGGTTCGGATAGTAGCAAAAGACACAGATTTGAGATTTTCAATAAAAGGCATGAAAGCTGTCAAATGCGATGGGCACATGAACATTCCCGATGGTGAGGTATACACTGCGCCTGTCAAAGATTCTGTAAATGGTCATATAACATACAATACACCTTCGAACTATGCAGGGTTCAAGTTTGAAAATATAAGATTCGAATTTAAAGATGGAAAGATTGTAAAAGCAACTGCTAACAATACAGAGAAGCTCAACAATATACTGGATACCGACGAGGGTGCAAGGTATATTGGTGAATTTTCAATTGGTCTAAATCCCTACATTACAAAGCCAATGGAAGACACCCTTTTTGATGAGAAGATTGCAGGAAGCATCCATTTTACTCCTGGTAGTGCATATGAGGATGCTGACAACGGTAATAGATCAGCTGTTCATTGGGATATTGTACTCATTCAAACACCTGAATATGGTGGAGGGGAAATTTACTTTGATGGAAAGCTTATTAGAAAAGATGGGAGATTTGTGATAAAAGAGCTGGAAGGCTTAAATCCAGAGAACTTGAAATAA
- a CDS encoding 16S rRNA (uracil(1498)-N(3))-methyltransferase yields the protein MPIFFVEKQNVENDIAFITDKEDINHIVKVLRKREGDKINLCDGNYDYSSRILEVSKDKIKLLIESKTLNDRESTKNIFLFQCIIKNQKMDFVVQKATELGVKTIVPVVSKRVVIDVSEKEEKKLDRWRKIAQEAQKQCLRPKPPLIEMPIRISEIKEKYLDKLDILFIPYEKELETSRWSLSSNYNNIGILIGPEGGFEEEEVEELKTFKNVQVISLGKRILRSETASIAALSILMHELGEM from the coding sequence GTGCCAATCTTTTTTGTTGAAAAGCAGAATGTTGAGAATGATATTGCCTTCATTACAGATAAAGAAGATATAAATCATATAGTCAAGGTTTTAAGAAAAAGAGAAGGAGATAAAATAAATCTATGTGATGGCAATTATGACTACTCATCGCGAATACTTGAAGTTTCCAAAGACAAAATAAAACTTTTGATAGAAAGCAAAACTTTGAATGATCGAGAAAGTACCAAAAACATTTTTTTATTTCAATGTATTATCAAAAATCAAAAAATGGATTTTGTTGTGCAAAAGGCAACAGAGCTTGGAGTAAAAACAATTGTACCTGTGGTTTCAAAAAGAGTTGTGATTGATGTTTCAGAAAAAGAGGAAAAAAAGCTTGATAGGTGGCGCAAAATCGCGCAAGAGGCCCAAAAACAGTGTCTTCGCCCCAAGCCACCTTTAATCGAAATGCCAATTAGAATTTCTGAGATTAAAGAGAAATATTTAGATAAACTTGATATTCTTTTTATTCCCTATGAGAAGGAATTAGAAACTTCAAGATGGAGTCTATCTTCAAATTATAATAATATTGGGATTTTAATTGGACCTGAAGGTGGTTTTGAAGAGGAAGAAGTAGAAGAGTTAAAAACCTTTAAAAATGTGCAAGTTATTTCGCTTGGAAAAAGAATCCTCAGAAGTGAGACAGCCTCAATTGCTGCGCTTTCCATCCTAATGCATGAACTTGGAGAAATGTGA
- a CDS encoding pseudouridine synthase, with the protein MAQCGVASRRKCEEIIQQGRVKVNGKTVNQLGFKIDPEKDIVEVDGERISLQSHKVYIMLNKPFGVISSAKDEKGRKTVVDLVKDKVNVRVFPVGRLDFDTTGLILLTNDGEFAYKVTHPKHDIEKTYIALIKGIPSKEEIERFEKGLLIDGKMTAPAKFKVLKQINGNAMVEIKIHEGRNRQIRKMCDMIGHKVLKLKRIAIGKLQLGKLKEGEFVFLDRETANRVFEK; encoded by the coding sequence ATGGCACAGTGCGGTGTTGCTTCCAGGCGGAAGTGTGAAGAGATTATCCAGCAAGGAAGAGTAAAGGTAAATGGAAAGACTGTGAATCAGCTTGGATTCAAGATTGATCCAGAAAAAGATATAGTTGAAGTAGACGGGGAAAGAATATCATTGCAAAGTCATAAAGTATATATAATGCTTAACAAGCCTTTTGGGGTTATTTCTTCTGCGAAGGATGAAAAGGGAAGAAAAACAGTGGTTGATTTGGTTAAGGACAAAGTAAATGTGAGAGTATTTCCTGTAGGGAGGCTTGATTTTGACACAACGGGTTTGATTCTTCTTACAAATGATGGCGAGTTTGCATACAAAGTGACACATCCTAAACATGATATTGAGAAGACTTATATAGCCTTGATCAAAGGCATTCCTTCTAAGGAAGAGATAGAAAGGTTTGAAAAAGGTCTTTTGATAGACGGGAAAATGACTGCACCTGCTAAATTTAAGGTTTTAAAGCAAATAAATGGTAATGCTATGGTTGAGATAAAAATCCATGAAGGTAGGAATAGGCAGATAAGAAAAATGTGTGATATGATTGGTCACAAGGTTTTAAAATTAAAAAGAATAGCAATTGGTAAGCTACAGCTTGGAAAACTGAAAGAAGGAGAGTTTGTTTTCTTGGATAGAGAAACAGCAAACAGAGTATTTGAAAAATGA
- the prmA gene encoding 50S ribosomal protein L11 methyltransferase — MKWYEISIKTTEEAEDAISNILYELGANGVVIEDNEIVSKPNLWDYIDEDQFTKKDYAKVCAYFPESINILELIHTIEQKLKETAKYINIGEGKIAVSDVDEKDWAEEWKKYYKPVEIGDIVIVPSWEDYKAEDSKTIVRLDPGMAFGTGTHESTVLCLEAIQNYVKPGMNVLDVGTGSGILAIAAKKLLAKRVLAVDIDEVAVKVAKENANLNGVEIEIKKNNLVEGIEEKFDIVVANIVADIIIRLSTYVNRVLKDSGIFISSGIIENRLEDVLKSFAKNGLKVVEVKKWVHGAWLLAKKLCRVILSANLFC, encoded by the coding sequence ATGAAATGGTATGAAATATCAATCAAGACCACCGAAGAGGCAGAAGATGCTATTTCAAATATTTTGTATGAGCTTGGAGCAAATGGTGTTGTCATTGAAGACAATGAGATTGTCTCAAAACCAAATTTATGGGATTATATAGACGAAGACCAGTTTACAAAAAAGGACTATGCGAAAGTTTGTGCTTATTTTCCTGAAAGCATTAATATTTTAGAGCTTATTCATACTATTGAGCAAAAACTTAAAGAGACTGCAAAATATATAAATATAGGTGAGGGTAAGATTGCTGTTTCTGATGTTGATGAAAAAGATTGGGCAGAAGAGTGGAAGAAATATTATAAGCCTGTTGAGATAGGGGATATTGTGATTGTTCCTTCGTGGGAAGATTATAAAGCTGAAGACAGCAAAACAATTGTTAGGCTTGACCCTGGTATGGCATTTGGTACAGGAACTCATGAGTCGACTGTTCTGTGCCTTGAAGCTATTCAGAATTATGTAAAGCCAGGGATGAATGTTCTTGATGTTGGGACAGGTTCAGGGATATTAGCAATAGCTGCAAAGAAGTTATTGGCAAAAAGAGTTTTAGCAGTTGATATTGATGAGGTTGCTGTTAAAGTAGCTAAGGAGAATGCAAACTTAAATGGAGTAGAGATCGAAATAAAAAAGAATAATCTTGTTGAAGGTATAGAAGAAAAATTTGATATAGTTGTGGCTAATATTGTCGCTGATATCATTATACGGCTTTCAACATATGTAAATAGAGTTTTAAAAGACAGTGGAATTTTTATTTCTTCTGGAATTATTGAAAACAGGCTTGAGGATGTTTTAAAAAGCTTTGCTAAAAATGGACTTAAAGTTGTAGAAGTAAAAAAATGGGTACATGGTGCTTGGTTGTTAGCAAAAAAACTGTGTAGGGTGATATTAAGTGCCAATCTTTTTTGTTGA